One Setaria italica strain Yugu1 chromosome I, Setaria_italica_v2.0, whole genome shotgun sequence DNA window includes the following coding sequences:
- the LOC101777325 gene encoding transcription factor GTE4, protein MASDPPGDGDGGEEPTPGPAPAAEAPAAPAAPAMRRWPAEIKVYARKYPRKNPKPPPPEPAPAPSSAPAPAPAPAPDPNPNPLSETLSSIRRSIRRAEAGGAAARPDPVAAASTLAPARPGGRGAASGDPSSGKDRDSSGGGGVPNGHGDDRAAEKARKRRVRSELRRRLAGELDQVRVLSRRLKEAAETLAQQEASAPASLPLVVVPQHQVVDVGYPQQPQFSAGDMVTHMSAQLTPVVPPVRSLLPRRPLTVSVVHNEAFEKEKRTPKANQLYQNSEFLLAKDRIPASDSHGRKKSKHHKKKHRSQESRGADFDAERRLYSHAFKKSSSLLSRLMKHKFGWVFNKPVDPVALGLHDYFTIIKHPMDLGTIRARLSHGQYRNPKEFADDVRLTFHNAMTYNPKGQDVHFMAEQLSGIFEAQWPEIEAEVNYLASCPPLPKKFPPPPIDLRFLERSDSMRRQMALDSSRPISHTPTYSRTPSMKKPRAKDPNKRDMTIDEKRKLSENLQNLPPEKLDAVVQVIKNKNLSVRQHDDEIEVEIDSMDAETLWELDRFVANYKKNLSKQKRKAERAMLARQDAELRAQHSIQQPQQLQQPQPTQVTQEPNVGEKSPKQMEKDSTAGEQLAASVPEQNDENRQNASSSSNSSSSSSDSGSSSSDSDSDSSSSDGSDAGNSS, encoded by the exons ATGGCGTCGGACCctcccggcgacggcgacggcggggaggaGCCGACGCCGGGCCCCGCCCCGGCCGCGGAGGCGCCGGCTgctcccgccgctcccgccatGCGGCGCTGGCCCGCGGAGATCAAGGTCTACGCCCGCAAGTACCCCCGCAAAAACCCTAAACCTCCTCCTCCCGAACCAGCCCCCGCCCCCTCCTcagctcccgctcccgctcccgcccccgcccccgaccCTAACCCTAATCCCCTTTCCGAAACCCTATCTTCGATTCGCCGCTCCATCCGCCGCGCGGAGGCCGGGGGAGCTGCTGCGCGGCCCGATCCGGTCGCGGCTGCCTCGACCCTCGCCCCAGCGAGGCCTGGGGGACGCGGTGCCGCTTCCGGGGACCCCTCGTCGGGGAAGGACCGGGatagcagcggcggcggcggcgttcccaacggccacggcgacgaccgggcggctgAGAAGGCACGGAAGCGCAGGGTGAGGAgcgagctgcggcggcggctggcgggggAGCTCGACCAGGTGCGCGTGCTCTCCAGGCGCCTCAAGGAGGCTGCCGAGACCCTGGCGCAGCAGGAGGCTTCCGCGCCCGCGTCTTTGCCCCTGGTGGTGGTGCCGCAGCACCAGGTGGTGGACGTTGGGTATCCGCAGCAGCCGCAGTTCTCCGCCGGTGATATGGTGACACACATGTCAGCGCAACTCACTCCTGTGGTTCCACCTGTCCGCTCGCTGCTCCCGCGCAGACCGCTAACCGTTTCGGTCGTTCATAATGAAGCCTTTGAGAAGGAGAAACGGACGCCAAAGGCCAATCAATTGTACCAGAACTCCGAGTTTTTGCTCGCTAAGGATAGGATCCCGGCCTCAGATTCACATGGGCGCAAGAAATCCAAGCACCACAAGAAGAAGCACAGGTCCCAAGAATCTCGTGGCGCAGACTTTGATGCTGAGCGGAGGTTGTACTCTCATGCATTCAAGAAGTCCTCATCTCTTCTGAGCCGACTAATGAAGCACAAGTTTGGGTGGGTGTTCAACAAGCCTGTCGATCCAGTTGCTCTTGGTTTGCATGACTATTTCACAATTATTAAGCACCCGATGGATCTTGGCACGATAAGGGCACGGCTCAGCCATGGGCAGTACAGGAACCCAAAGGAATTTGCGGACGATGTGCGGCTCACTTTCCATAATGCAATGACATATAACCCCAAGGGACAGGATGTGCATTTCATGGCAGAGCAGTTGTCAGGAATCTTTGAGGCACAGTGGCCTGAGATTGAGGCTGAGGTTAATTATCTCGCATCGTGTCCTCCATTGCCAAAGAAGTTTCCACCTCCACCGATTGACCTGCGCTTCCTAGAGAGGTCAGATTCCATGAGACGCCAGATGGCGTTGGACTCTTCAAGGCCAATCAGTCATACTCCCACATATTCCCGGACTCCATCGATGAAGAAACCAAGGGCAAAGGATCCAAATAAGAGGGACATGACAATAGATGAGAAGCGTAAGCTTAGCGAGAACCTCCAGAATTTGCCTCCAGAGAAGCTTGACGCCGTTGTACAAGTCATTAAGAATAAGAATCTATCAGTCAGGCAGCATGATGATGAGATTGAGGTTGAAATTGATAGCATGGATGCTGAGACACTTTGGGAGCTTGACAGGTTTGTGGCTAACTACAAGAAGAACCTGAGTAAGCAAAAGAGAAAGGCTGAGCGTGCAATGCTTGCCAGACAAGATGCAGAGTTGCGTGCACAGCACTCTATACAGCAACCGCAACAACTGCAACAACCGCAACCA ACCCAAGTCACCCAAGAACCCAATGTTGGTGAAAAATCTCCGAAGCAAATGGAGAAAG ATTCGACGGCAGGCGAGCAACTGGCAGCGTCTGTGCCAGAGCAAAATGATGAGAATAGACAAAACGCGAGTAGTTCAAGCAATTCAAGCAGCTCCAGCAGTGATTCAGGATCATCTTCTAGTG ACTCAGACAGTGATAGCTCCTCTTCAGATGGATCTGATGCTGGCAATTCTTCTTGA
- the LOC101777740 gene encoding transcription factor GTE4, with amino-acid sequence MHGLAPPGGGVANWEEAAAAGPAPASSTAPSAPPRSRWASPIKVYYRKYPRRNPKPPPPPPPGPAPDLNPLPETLSSIPRPIRCPEDGVAAAAPSSTPPPFPDPAATSSTTPPFPDPAAPTSSSPAPPLAPAPPGEPSPGSGDIAPGINRDGAAVPNGHGKDWAMVAVQKAEKAKKRRARSELRRQLASELDQVRMLSKRLKAAAETLAQQEDSVPMPLAMMLPPSQVVDARYIRSQFSPTGPVTPIPAQAAFAPFRSLPPQAPLTVSVVHTEPFEVEKRTPKANQLYQNSEFLLAKDKFPPADTHGRKKPKHHKKKNRSLEPRGADFDAERRLYSHAFKKSSSLLSRLMKHKFAWVFNKPVDAVGLGLHDYFEIIRHPMDLGTIRGRLSHGQYRNPKEFAEDVRLTFQNAMTYNPKGHDVHIMAEQLLGIFEAQWPEIEAKVNYLALCPPLPKKFPPPPIDLRLLERSDSVKHHVALESNSRPISHTPTRPPSMKKPRAKDANKRDMTMDEKRKLSENLQNLPPEKLDAVVQLIKNKNLTVRQHDDEIEVEIDSMDAETLWELDRFVSNYKKNLSKQKRRAERAMLARQDAELRAQHSVQQLLAEERNTGEKSPKQNVMVGGQLASSAPNQNDNNGHVASRSNSSSGSSSDSGSSSSDSDSDSSSSDGSDAANLS; translated from the exons ATGCATGGCCTCGccccgcccggcggcggcgtcgcgaaCTGGgaggaggctgcggcggcgggtcccgcgccggcctcctccaccgccccctccgcccCACCCAGGTCGAGGTGGGCGTCGCCGATCAAGGTCTACTACCGCAAGTATCCCCGCAGAAACCCtaaacctcctcctccgcctcctccggggCCCGCCCCCGATCTGAATCCCCTCCCGGAAACCCTATCCTCGATTCCTCGACCCATTCGCTGCCCGGAGGATGGGgtcgctgcggcggcgccgagtTCCACTCCGCCTCCGTTCCCCGACCCAGCGGCGACGAGTTCCACTACGCCTCCGTTCCCCGACCCGGCGGCGCCTACCTCCTCTTCTCCTGCTCCGCCTCTGGCTCCGGCACCTCCTGGGGAACCCTCTCCCGGATCGGGTGACATTGCCCCGGGGATTAACCGGGACGGGGCCGCCGTTCCCAACGGCCATGGCAAAGACTGGGCCATGGTTGCCGTTCAGAAGGCTGAGAAGGCAAAGAAGCGCAGGGCCAGGAGCGAACTGCGGCGGCAGCTTGCGTCAGAGCTTGATCAGGTGCGTATGCTCTCCAAGCGACTGAAGGCTGCTGCTGAGACCTTGGCGCAACAGGAGGATTCAGTGCCCATGCCTCTGGCTATGATGCTGCCGCCGTCACAGGTGGTGGATGCTAGATACATTCGCTCACAGTTCTCACCCACCGGTCCAGTGACGCCCATTCCTGCCCAGGCTGCGTTTGCCCCTTTTCGCTCACTGCCGCCGCAGGCGCCACTAACTGTGTCGGTGGTTCACACAGAACCCTTCGAGGTGGAGAAGCGGACACCTAAGGCGAATCAGTTGTACCAAAACTCAGAGTTCTTGCTTGCCAAGGATAAGTTCCCACCTGCGGACACACATGGACGCAAGAAACCAAAGCaccacaagaagaagaacaggtctCTAGAACCTCGTGGTGCAGACTTTGATGCTGAGCGGAGGCTATACTCTCATGCGTTCAAGAAGTCCTCATCACTTCTGAGCCGGCTAATGAAGCACAAATTTGCATGGGTGTTTAACAAGCCTGTCGATGCAGTTGGACTTGGCTTGCATGATTATTTTGAAATTATCAGGCACCCAATGGATCTTGGAACGATCAGGGGGCGACTCAGCCATGGTCAGTACAGGAACCCGAAGGAGTTTGCTGAGGATGTGAGGCTCACTTTCCAGAATGCCATGACATATAACCCCAAGGGGCATGATGTTCATATCATGGCCGAGCAGTTGCTAGGGATATTTGAGGCGCAGTGGCCTGAGATCGAGGCAAAGGTTAATTATCTTGCATTGTGCCCACCATTGCCAAAGAAATTTCCACCTCCTCCAATTGACTTGCGTCTCCTAGAGAGGTCAGATTCTGTGAAACACCATGTGGCGTTGGAATCCAATTCAAGGCCAATAAGTCATACTCCCACCCGGCCACCATCAATGAAGAAACCAAGGGCAAAGGATGCAAATAAGAGAGACATGACAATGGACGAGAAGCGTAAACTTAGCGAGAACCTCCAGAACTTGCCTCCAGAGAAGCTTGACGCAGTTGTTCAGCTCATTAAGAACAAGAATTTGACAGTTAGGCAGCATGATGATGAGATTGAGGTTGAAATTGATAGCATGGATGCTGAAACTCTTTGGGAGCTTGATAGGTTTGTGTCTAACTACAAGAAAAACCTTAGCAAGCAAAAGCGAAGGGCTGAGCGTGCAATGCTTGCAAGACAAGATGCAGAGTTGCGTGCACAGCATTCTGTACAGCAACTACTG GCTGAAGAGCGTAACACTGGTGAAAAATCTCCAAAGCAAA ATGTGATGGTGGGTGGGCAATTAGCATCTTCTGCGCCAAATCAAAATGATAACAATGGACATGTGGCAAGTAGGTCAAACAGTTCTAGCGGCTCCAGCAGTGATTCAGGCTCGTCTTCTAGTG ACTCAGACAGTGATAGTTCTTCTTCAGATGGATCGGATGCTGCCAATTTGTCTTGA